ACAAAGAGAAAGAAGTTGAGGACCTTTTAAATTATACCAACACCTGTCTGAAGGACCTTGGAGAGGGTATCAGAAGAATCGGTGAAGGTGATCTTGAAGCTCATCTGGAGAAGATTAAGGACGACGATTTTGGCAAGACCTTTGACGAGTTCAACAGGCTTGTTGCCAATCTGAAGTCGGTTATTGAAATCATTCTGGAAGACATGCTTACTACCCTGGAAGAAGCCCGGCAGTCCGAAGAAGCTGTTGGCCAGATGAACACGGGCATGCAACAGATTTCAACTGCTGCGGAACAGATTGCAACCGGTTCTGAGAACCTTTCCAGGCATGCAGGTACAGCAGCTTCTGATATAAAATCTTCCCAGGAAATCTTCAGAAAGTTGAGTGATTCTTCCACCAAATCCTCAAGTTATGCTTCCCAGGCAGGTAAAACCAGCGACGAATCCCAGGGCCTCAGCAATATGGCTCTGGAAGAAGTGGAGCAGCTTGTTGCAGAAATTTCTAAACTTGGAGATATTGTCCACTCTCTCGATGATGCTGTGAATAATATCGGTGCCGTTACAGGGAAAATCAAATCCATTGCTGATCAGACTAACCTTCTTGCCCTGAATGCAGCCATCGAAGCTGCAAGAGCTGGCGAGTACGGCAGGGGATTTGCCGTTGTTGCTGATGAGGTTAGAAAACTTGCTGCCGATTCGAGAAAGAGCACTGATGAAATTAATGAGATCGTCACAAACGTCCAGAAAGAGACCAAGAAAGTGACAGAAGCTATTAACACCGCAGACGGTCAGGCTAAAACCGGAAGCAAGAACATTAAACAGGCTTTAGGCAAGGGACAGGAGATTGCTACAGCAGTTGCCACTATAAACTCCATGCTTGCCGAACTTGACAGGCTTGCAGAAGAAGGCCTGGATAGAATTGAGAATATCGAAAAAAGCATCAGTGAGACCGCATCTACAGCCGAAGAAAATGCAGCAAGCAGTGAAGAAACCTCGGCTGCAATTGAAGAGCAGACAGCTGCAATGCAGCAGGTAAGCAATTCTGTGCAGAATGTTAGTGAGCTTGCTCAGAAAACGGTCAATACTCTCTTAGAAAATTTCCAGGTATCGGGAGAACAGAAAAACAGTCAGCCATCTTCTGGAAAACCACAAAGTTTTGACAGAAAGAAAAACCCAAAAATATACTGAATACCAACCTCAGGTTTTTTGAGCTCAGGGCTAATGAAACCAGGAGTTTCTATTAGCCCTATTTTAGTACAGCATGAAAATGAGCCTCGTTCCTGTTTTTTTTTCGCCACTTTTTAAAGTACATTGCATAATGTGGAATTACCAGAGTAATTTATTTTTGCAGTCTTTATATTCTATTTATAATCCCATACTTGAATAATTTGATCTAAATTTTTTTATCTAGGCTAATGAAAAAAAAAATAAACTCTAAAGTCTCTTTCTAGTCAAATATTCTCAAAATTAGATTAAACAGTCTACTGGGCGCTAGCCAGATAGAAGTTTTTCTTTTTCTCACCTATACATTTAAATACTTCCTCCAATTATAAACATAGTTATTATATAAATCATTAGGGGATTGATTGGACATGTCGTCAATAGTTTCTGATTTAGGAAAGACAAAACAAAAAAACTTATCAAAAAATTTAGTTGAAAACATTGATTCCAAAGAAAAAGAAATAAGCTTGTTAATAGATAGTCTTCCAGTAACTGTTTTCAGAGTTTCGAATGAGTCTTCCTGGGCGATACATTATATCGGTAAAAGTGTGGAACAACTAACCGGTTACTCCAAGATGGATTTTATTACCCGGAAACTGTCCTGGTCTGATCTTGTTTATCCAGAGGACCTTCCGGTAATCGACAAGATTGTAGAGAAAGCGATGAAAAACAGAACTCCCTATCAGGTCGAATACAGAATCAAAAACGCAGATGGCAGTACAATATTCATTCAGGAACAGGCTCATCTGGTGAACGATGATAAGGGAAACCTGGCTTACATTGACGGTGTGTTTCTGGATGTAACTCCTCAAATAAAAAGGAGAGAAGAGTCCCAGAGAGCAATTGTTAGCAGCATACCCCAGCCGTCACTTGCACTTTACGTGGATTCTTCTGGAAAAATAAAGTACATCAACGATTACTTTGTGAAAGCTTGCAAATTTAAAAGTGCAACTGAAGCAATAGGTCTTTCTCCTTCTGATTTAATGGAGAGCAGTACCAAAAAATCACTTGCCGAAAAAGTCCTGGAAACTGGAGAAGGGGTTTACAACCTTGAGCGGACACTTAAACTTAAGGCTCAGGATAAACCTCTGCACACAGTGACTTCTTCCGTACCTATAAAAGACGATACCGGAGCAATCATCGGAAATCTTACGATCATAACTGATATGACCGAAATGAAAGAGAAGGAGAAAGAAGTTGAGGATCTTTTAAATTATACCAACACCTGTCTGAAGGACCTTGGAGAGGGTATCAGAAGAATCGGTGAAGGTGATCTTGAAGCTCATCTCGAAAAGATTAAGGACGACGATTTTGGCAAGACCTTTGACGAGTTCAACAGGCTTGTTGCCAATCTGAAGTCGGTTATTGAAATCATTCTGGAAGACATGCTTACTACCCTGGAAGAAGCCCGGCAGTCCGAAGAAGCTGTTGGCCAGATGAACACGGGCATGCAACAGATTTCAACTGCTGCGGAACAGATTGCAACCGGTTCTGAGAACCTTTCCAGGCATGCAGGTACAGCAGCTTCTGATATAAAATCTTCCCAGGAAATCTTCAGAAAGTTAAGTGATTCTTCCACCAAATCCTCAAGTTATGCTTCCCAGGCAGGTAAAACCAGCGACGAAGCCCAGGGCCTCAGCAACATGGCTCTGGAAGAAGTGGAGCAGCTTGTTGCAGAAATTTCCAAACTTGGAGATATCGTCCACTCTCTCGACGATGCGGTGAATAATATCGGTGCCGTTACAGGGAAAATCAAGTCCATTGCTGACCAGACTAACCTTCTTGCCCTGAATGCAGCCATCGAAGCTGCAAGAGCTGGCGAGTACGGCAGGGGATTTGCCGTTGTTGCTGATGAGGTTAGAAAACTTGCTGCCGATTCGAGAAAGAGCACTGATGAAATTAATGAGATCGTCACAAACGTCCAGAAAGAGACCAAGAAAGTGACAGAAGCTATTAACACCGCAGACGGTCAGGCTAAAACCGGAAGCAAGAACATTAAACAGGCTTTAGGCAAGGGACAGGAGATTGCTACAGCAGTTGCCACTATAAACTCCATGCTTGCCGAACTTGACAGGCTTGCAGAAGAAGGCCTGGATAGAATTGAGAATATCGAAAAAAGCATCAGTGAGACCGCATCTACAGCCGAAGAAAATGCAGCAAGCAGTGAAGAAACCTCGGCTGCAATTGAAGAGCAGACAGCTGCAATGCAGCAGGTAAGCAATTCTGTGCAGAATGTTAGTGAGCTTGCTCAGAAAACGGTCAATACTCTCTTAGAAAATTTCCAGGTATCGGGAGAACAGAAAAACAGTCAGCCATCTTCTGGAAAACCACAAAGTTTTGACAGAAAGAAAAACCCAAAAATATACTGAATGTTGAATCCGTTTGAGTTGGGGGCTAATGAGATGCAGTAGTTTGGATCATGCAGTTTCTATAAACCCTCTTTTAGGTGGTAAAATGAGTTATCATAGTCAAATCGTAAACGTGGATAATACAATTCAGGTGATTGTTTTCAGTCTTGGAGAAGAGCGATATGGAGTCGAAATCTCTCAGGTAAAAGAGATTATCCTGCCAACTCAGATCACCCGAATTCCAAATGTGCCTGGCTTTGTAGAGGGAGTCCTGAACCTTAGAGGACAGATTGCAACAATTATCAATCTCAGAAAAAGATTGGGTAAAGAATCGAAGAAGAATGATGAGAATACCCGAATTATTGTTGTCGAATACAATAATGCTACTATAGGGATGATGGTTGACAGTGTAAGTGAAGTCAAGTACCTATCTTCTCAGAATATCGAAGAAATCCCCAGATTCCTGGCTTTGAGAGATGATTCTAAGTTTTTGAAAGGAGTTGGTAAACTTGAGGACGGGCTTCTCACATTAATGGACCTTAAAGAGTTGTTCAGTGAAGACGAGTTGAAGGAGATAAAGGGATGACCGACAAAGTCCACCTTAGAACTCCTGTTAAAACTTATGATAATGGTGGATGGGTGGATGTTGAACTGATTATAACTGACAGTGACCTTGTTATAGGTAAAAAAAGCATCTCCCTCAAGGAAATAGAAGACCTGGAAGATATTGATATAGAAGGTGTTAGTTGCATCAAGATTAAAAAAGATGGCAAGTTCATAATTAAACTGCCTCTGAATCTTCATCAACAGGTTTTCAAATACATTGCGTTTAATCTCAAAGCAGATAAATTTGCAGTGTTTTTCCTATCGTCCGCTACTGTTGGGGGTGTTGTTTCATCGGGTGCACAGTGGGAAAAAGGATATTTCAGTGTAACCGATGAGGGTTTCTGGTTTTTGTCCGCCAAAAATCAGAAAAGAATCCCAATTGAGAATCTCGGATCTGTCAAAACAGATCTTAGAGATGTGGGAGGGAAACAAAGAAAGGTTCTGGTCCTTTCTCACGTTGAAAAAAGTAATGTAGTAACAAGCCTGGTCCTTTGCCCGGAAAGTACGCTGGAAATGCTTGAAGGCTACCTTCAGAGGCTCTTCGAAAAACACAAACCTGCAATTAAACTGTCCGATAACGAAATGGAAATTCTTACTCTGATCTATTCCGGGCTGGACTTTGCATCAATTGAAAATATAGCTGGAATGTCAACAGATGAATTAAACAGTTATTATGATCGCCTTGTCGATTCTGGCCTGGCTAAAGTCGTAAAAATTAGAAAAGAAATTGAATTGACTCCTCACGGGGTAAGTATGGTTGATAAAATATCTAAGAGATAATTCGGGGGATACATATGGCAAAAGTATTAATTGTCGATGATACAGCTTTCATGAGAAAACTTCTGAAAAACATTCTTTTCGGTGCCGGATTTGATATCGCAGGGGAAGCCGAAAATGGAAAGCAGGCTGTGGAAATGTACCGCACACTCAAGCCAGACGTTGTTACAATGGATGTTGTCATGCCTGAAATGACAGGAATTGACGCATTAAAGCAAATAAAGACCACTGATAAAGACGCTAAAGTTGTGATGTGCACTGCCATAGGGCAGGAAAATATCGTAAAGACAGCCATAAAATTGGGAGCAAGAGGCTACATTATAAAGCCTTTCCAGGCTCCCAAAGTCATTGAAGAGATTAAAAAAGTAGTCGGTGAATGAGTAGGGGATAGCATGATTCGTACTCTTATTGTTGATGATTCTGCCTTCATGCGGATGGCAATAAGAAGCATGCTTGCCAGCAGCCCTGACATAAAGATAGTCGGAGATGCGTGTAATGGAAAAGAAGCTGTAGAAAAGTCAAAAGCATTACACCCTGACATAATCATAATGGACGTTAACATGCCAGTCATGGACGGGCTGACGGCTGTTAAAACCATTATGAGTACGGACCCTGTCCCCATAATCATGTTTAGCACCCTGACTACAGAGGGCTCAAAAGAGGCATTAGAAGCTCTGCAGCTTGGAGCAATAGATTTTACTGCAAAATCCGAATCTCACCATGATGTGAATAAGGCTGAGAGAGAGCTTGTTGATAAAATAAGAAACATTCACAGCTCAAACCCTAACATATTAAGACTAATTAATATGAGGAAATTTAAGGGTGAGGTTGTCAGGGGGAAATGGAAATGTACCGGAAATTTTGGGGTTCTGGTTGGGTCATCTACCGGAGGCCCTTCATCTCTTGAACAGGTGATTCCAAGGCTTCCAGCCGATTTGCCTGCACCGGTTTTTGTGGTCCAGCACATGCCTGAAGGCGGTTTTTGCAGGCAACTGGCAGAAAGACTGAATTTTCTGTCAGAACTGGAAGTAAAGGAAGCCAGGAATAATGAAAAAGTAAATGCAGGTGTTGTTTACATAGCCCCTGGCGGCTACCATATGACCGTTAGAAAGGCTCTGGACATCGTCAGAATAAAACTCGTAAAAGGTCAGCCGGTTCATGCTGTAATGCCTGCAGTTGATGTGACAGCTGAAAGCGTGTTAGATGTATATGGAAAGAACATAGTCGCCGCTATCCTTACAGGTATGGGGGTTGACGGAGCTGCCGGGTTTAAAAAGATACGGGATGCAGGCGGTTCCACAATCGCATGCAGTGAAGATACCTGCGTTATTTTCGGAATGCCAAAAGCTGCGATAGAAGCTGGAGGTATTGATATTGTGAAACCCCTTTTTGAGATCCCTGAAGAAATAGTGAGGATGTCGGAGGTGAAATGCAGTGGAAAGTGATATGGCAGCCTATAAAAACGATTTCCTTCAAGAAACATACGAGTGTCTGGATATATACAATCAATCTTTTGTGGACCTGGAAAACGGAGATGCTGCTGCAATTGATGAAATCTTCAGAATAACCCATACAATAAAAGGGATGGCTGGATTTCTCGGATATTCATCACTCGAGCACCTGTGCCATAATATGGAAGAAGTCCTCTGCGGCATAAAAAACGGAGATATAGAGATCGACGGCGAACTGGTTGATATTTTACTTTCAACAGTCGACCGAATAACAGACATTGTCAAACAAATAGAGAGTGCAGATAATGATAATGTAAAAATAGACGATCTGATTGAAGCTTTTAAAAACTACGATAAATCGAAGAATGAAGAACATACATCTCTTTGCACTTTATCTGCAGAAAAGGAAGTCTCATCTCCGACAACAATGTCTACACGGCAGCCAGAGGAAAATGTCTTTTCAATCTCTGAATGTCAGGAGAAACCTGAAAATGAAAAGACCTGCAGTCTGGATAACTGTAATCTTATTCTGGATATAATCCTTGTTAAAGACTGCGTTATGAAAGGTTTGAGAGCGTCATTGATCATAGAGTCTCTCAAAGACATAAGCAAACTGGCTAAAACAGAGCCTGATGAAAACGAAATGGACAATAGCTTTGATGGCCATTTTAAAGTGTTTCTTTCAGGAGACCGGGACAAAGTTGAAGGTCTGATGGATCGAATTCCGGAGATTGAACAGTTTGATATTTCTGAAATCGAGCCCTCTAATTCCGAATGCTTTGATGTCATGGAACAAAGGAGTACTTGCAGCCCGTATGATTGCAATCTTGTTCTGGATGTAACCATTGTTAAAGACTGCGTTATGAAGGGTTTAAGAGCGTCTCTGATCATAGAATCACTGAGGGATGTCTGCAGCATAGCCAGCACGGATCCGGATGAAAATGAGCTGGATAACAATTTTGACGGTCACTTAAAAGTGTTTCTTTCAGGAGACCGCAGCAAAATTGAAGGTTTGATGGATCGAATTTCCGAGATAGAATGTTTCGATATTTCTGAAGTTAAACCGCTTAATGCTGCCTGCAATGAAGAAATCAAATGTAATATCCCCGTAGAGGAAGAAACGCTCTCCGATGCCTCTTCAACTTCATCCTTTATCCGTGAAGATCCAGCTGCATCAGCCGCAAACAATCCGAGTTCATTTCACTCCTGTATATGCAGTTTGGCAGCAAGATTGCGTTATATTCTGGACAGAATAGGCAGGTCCATAAACTGTTTCAGAACTACCGAATCCGCTGGAATACTTCCAAAGAAAAAATGCAAGGAATCTTCCCCTGAAGTTCCGAAGTCTCAGGAAGTACGGGTTTTGGAAGAAGCTTCAGAGGTAAGTTCTGCGGTTCCTGATCAGGAGTTGCAACTGGACGAAATCGGGGTTTCCGAACAAATTTCTGAGCCGGCTTTTGACGAGCCCATTCTTGATAGGAGTGTTCCTGATAAAAATGCTACTGATGACAGTGTTCCTGAAAACAATGTTCCTGATAAAAATGTTTCTGATAAGGGTATTTTCTATCAAGAGCTAAAGCTGAATAAAGCCCAACCTCCGATTGAAAAGTCTGAAGTAACTCATATCTCGGAACCAAAGTTACATGAGGTCCGGAAAAATGAGGAGTCGGAAATTGACTCAAGCAATCACTTCTCTGAAACATCAGCTTCAACAAAAGCGCCTCTTGAAACACAAAGACAGGAAACTATCCGCGTCAGGACCTCCAATCTGGATAATATAATGAATCTTGTCGGCGAGCTTGTCATAAACAAAGGGCGTCTGCTTCAGATATCTCAGCAATATAACCTGCCTGAACTGGGAGAAGCAACCGGAACTCTGGATAAATCAATTTCAAGCCTGCAAGATGAAGTGATGAGAATACGGATGGTAAAAATTGAGAGAGTATTCAGCAAGTTTCCACGTATGGTAAGAGACTTAAGCAGGAAATTTAACAAAAATATTGAATTTGAAATCGAAGGCCAGGATACGGAGTTAGACAGAACGATTCTGGATGAAATTAGTGATCCTCTGGTCCATCTTGTGAGAAACTCCGTTGATCACGGTATCGAACTTCCTGATGAGCGGGAAAAAACCGGAAAAAGTGAAGCCGGACATATAAAACTCTCAGCCAGAAGAGAGAAAAACAACGTAATAATCGAGATCGAAGATGACGGCAAAGGCATAGACGTTGAAGTAATAAAAAGGAAAGCAATTGAGAAAGGAGTATTGTCATCATTCGATGCAGAGAATCTAAGCGAAGAAGAAATAAGGATGCTTATTTTTGCCCCGGGCTTTTCGACAAAAGACTCCCCTACAGAAATCTCCGGCAGGGGAGTGGGCATGGATGCAGTAAAAACTGCTGTCGAGAAACTGGGGGGAAAGGTCAGGGTATATTCGAAGAAAGGGGAATTTACGAGAATCAGAATTGACCTGCCTCCCACGGTTGCTATAATAAAATCCCTTTTAGTAGATGTCGGTCCTGAGACGTATGCGATCCCGATTTCTAATGTTGTGAAAGCTTTGAGTGTCGGTAGTAACGATTATAAAATCGTTAAAGAAACTCCTCTGCTCTATATCCGGGATAAACTAATACCGATTATCGAATTGAAAGAAATTTTTGGTATAGAATGTGAGAAACTTGATCAACAAATTGCTATAATTGTTGAAAAAGAAAATGAAGAAGTTGGCCTGATTGTTGATTCGATCATTGACCAGCAGGAAATTGTTATTAAACCACTTGGAAACGTTTTATCAAACTCAAAAGGATTTATCGGTGCCACAATACTGGGGGATGGACGTGTGATACCGATCATAGATGTTTCAATGCTTATAAAAGGTGATAATGATGACTGATTTGGAAAATCTTAGCGAAGTGGAACTTGATGTTCTGAAGGAACTGGGGAATATTGGGACAGGTCATGCTGCAACATCTCTTTCCAAGTTACTTAATAAAGATGTTTATCTCTCGGTTCCGAGGGTCAAGATAGGAGAAATAAAAAATCTCTCCAGAGAATTCATCGGCGACATTGTTGCAGGAGTTATTATAGCACTTCAGGATCTCGAAGAAAAAAAATCCGGGTATCTGTACATTATGTTCCCGGAAGAGTCGGCAAGGAAAATCGCAGGCGATCTATTTGGCATGGACGAACTGGATGAGGAGATGTATGCGTCAACAATTATGGAGGTCGGGAATATATTGTCTTCATCTTTTTGTGACGCATCAGCTGATTTTATGGAAATAATCCTGCTCCCGTCTCCTCCAAGTTTCGCAGTAGATGTACCTACGGCAGTCATTGACTCAGTAGTTTCACAGATGGCTAAGAACAGCAACCATATTATCCTGTTTGAGACATCTCTAAGCTCTGAATCCAATATACAGATTTATTTAGCCCTGCTTCCGGAAACCTGCCTGCTTGATGATATGATGAAGATATTGGGACAACTATGAGCGGGGATATTTTATTTGTCTCGAACGGAAGTGGAAAAGCGATTTTTTTAACCAGCAGGGACGTGCTGGTTAAATCTTTTTGTTCGCTTTCAAGTACCTGCTCATTTCAGGACTCTTGCCGGTCATGTGACATTGTCAGTGCCGCAAAAAATCATCTGGCTGGCAATAAGTCTAATTTGAACATTAAAAATCTGGACGGAGAATTGTCTGCCGGTATAGGAGAGTACAAGATCGGAAAGAATGTCCTGTTAAAAGTTATGGGGCTGGGTTCCTGTATTGGCGTCATTCTTTCCGACGCTTCAACCGGTATATGCGGAATAGCCCACGTGCTGCTTCCCGGGGCTTCAGATAAGGGAGAAACCAAGTATGCAGAAACAGCCATAGAAAAAATGTTAGAAGAAATGGTAAAAATGGGAGCAAGAAAAAGCAGGATTACTGCAAAATTTGCAGGCGGAGCCCAGGTTTTTAAACATATGAACCTGGATATCCTCAAAATCGGTGACAGAAACGCAATATCTGTTGAGGAAGTCCTGAACAGGAAAAATATCCCTATCCTGGCAAAAGATGTGGGTGGGGATACTGGCAGAAATGTTATTTTCAATCCTGCGGACGGAAGTATGATCGTTAAGTATACTAAAGGGGATGTACTGTGGTTGTAAATCTTGATGATGATTTTAACTTTCTTATTCGAAAGATTTCCAAATCTTCGGGCATTGTTCTCTCCGGGTACAGGGATAGTTATCTCAGAAGGAGAATTGACCTGAGAATGAAAGCTGTAGGTACGAATAACTATACAGCATATATGGGACTTCTGGAAAAGGATAAAAATGAGATGAAGGAAGTCATAAACACGCTTACAGTAAACGTTACCGAGTTTATGCGGGACAAAACTCCGTTTATATTTTTCCGGGAAGAAATTCTGCCGGATATAATGGAAAGGAAAAAGCAGTGTAAAAGTAATATGGTCAGGTTCTGGAGCGCTGCCTGCTCTTACGGGGAGGAGCCCTATTCTATCGGCATCTGCTCAAAAGAGGTTCTGCCTGACGACTGGACCGTGTCAATTTATGCAACCGATATTGACGAGAAATGCCTGGAAGGCGCTTCACAGGGAGTATACAGTAAAGAACAATTAAAAAACATGGACCCTTCCATTGTACGAAAGTATTTTGAACCTGTCGGAGAAGAGTTAAAAGTAAGAAGAATTCCCAAAATCTCTATTCGTTTCAAGAAGCATGACCTGACCAGCGAACCTCCTATATCCAAACATTTTGATGTCGTATTCTGCAGAAACGTCATGATATATTTTAATGAAAATCAAAAAGTAAAAATGTTGAATGACTTCTATAATTCTCTTTCAGACAACGGTTATCTTATTATTGGAAAGTCCGAAACTCTGCCGGTTGAAATAAGAGAACTGTTTGCTCCTGTAAGTGTGAAGGAGAAAGTTTTCAAAAAAATATAATTGTTTAATTAAGTACCATGTTTTAATATCTTTATATAGATCTTTTTCGCCAGACTATTATCTCTATTTTTTCTTACTAGATGGAGAAGAAAACTGTAAAGATATTTCTTCTTTTCTTTTCAATTAAATGACTCTTCGCTGTTTTGTATGAGTGATTTATTATAAAATATTTAGTATATCTTATAGTAATCACTTATTTCGTTCATATAATTGCAGGAGTTTGATCTACCATTTACAAAGAACTTTTTTCAGAAAGCTTTGAATATCGAAGATCCCTGGTACATTAAAGATATCGATTTTAATCCAGAATTAAAGCAACTTGATATTTGGATCGATTTTAAAAAGGATCTAACTTTCCTTGCCCTAAATGTAGCGGTGCAAACTGTTCCGTCTATGATACGGTTGAAAAAGTATGGCGTCACCTTAACTTCTTTGAATATAAGACCTATCTGCATTGCAGAGTTCCAAGAGTTAAATGCGATGACTGTGGAATTCATCAAATTGAAGTTCCTTGGGCTCGTAAACAAAGTGGGTTTACTCTCCTTATGGACGCAATGATCTTAATGCTGGCACAAAGCATGCCGATATTAAAAGTTGTCATGTTACTTGATGAACATGACACAAGGATTTGGCGAGTCATAATCTACTATGTTAAAAAATCAAGAGCAAAAGGGACTTTTCAAAAGTTTCGAAAATTGGTATTGATGAAACTTCATTTAAAAAAGGACATAAATACATCACTATATAGCCGACATCGAAAATTCAAAGGTTGTATATGTTTGTGAAGGAAAGAACTCTTCGACTCTTACCAGATTTAATGAGGACTTAACAAATCATGGTGGATTTTCCACCATGATTCAATCCATTAGTTGTGATATGTCACCAGCATTCATCAATGGAATTTTAAGTGAATTTCCAAATGCAAAAATTACGTTTGATAAGTTCCATGTAATAAAAATAATGAGTGAAGCAGTCGACGACATCAGAAAACAGGAACAATCATCGATAAAAGAACTGAAGAATAGTAAGTACTTATGGCTCAAAAATGAAGGGAATTTGAGTGAAAAGCAAAAAGAAAGGTTTCTAGATCTTAAGAATCAAAACCTGAAAACGGTAAGAGCATATAATGTAAAGTTAAGTCTTCAAGAATTTTGGAATTCAAAAAATAGGAAAGAAGCTACACAATATCTCAAAAAATGGTATTTCTGGGCAACTAATAATAGGTTAACTCCAATAACTGAAGCAGCAAATACTGTTAAGAAGCATTGGGATGGAATGCTGAATTATTTTGATTCAAAGATAAACAATGGAATCCTGGAAGGAATTAACAGTATTGTACAGTTGCAAAAAAGAAATGCAAGAAGCTTCAAAAACGTACAATGTTTT
The genomic region above belongs to Methanosarcina horonobensis HB-1 = JCM 15518 and contains:
- a CDS encoding response regulator; its protein translation is MAKVLIVDDTAFMRKLLKNILFGAGFDIAGEAENGKQAVEMYRTLKPDVVTMDVVMPEMTGIDALKQIKTTDKDAKVVMCTAIGQENIVKTAIKLGARGYIIKPFQAPKVIEEIKKVVGE
- a CDS encoding protein-glutamate methylesterase/protein-glutamine glutaminase, coding for MIRTLIVDDSAFMRMAIRSMLASSPDIKIVGDACNGKEAVEKSKALHPDIIIMDVNMPVMDGLTAVKTIMSTDPVPIIMFSTLTTEGSKEALEALQLGAIDFTAKSESHHDVNKAERELVDKIRNIHSSNPNILRLINMRKFKGEVVRGKWKCTGNFGVLVGSSTGGPSSLEQVIPRLPADLPAPVFVVQHMPEGGFCRQLAERLNFLSELEVKEARNNEKVNAGVVYIAPGGYHMTVRKALDIVRIKLVKGQPVHAVMPAVDVTAESVLDVYGKNIVAAILTGMGVDGAAGFKKIRDAGGSTIACSEDTCVIFGMPKAAIEAGGIDIVKPLFEIPEEIVRMSEVKCSGK
- a CDS encoding methyl-accepting chemotaxis protein, producing the protein MSSIVSDLGKTKQKNLSKNLVENIDSKEKEISLLIDSLPVTVFRVSNESSWAIHYIGKSVEQLTGYSKMDFITRKLSWSDLVYPEDLPVIDKIVEKAMKNRTPYQVEYRIKNADGSTIFIQEQAHLVNDDKGNLAYIDGVFLDVTPQIKRREESQRAIVSSIPQPSLALYVDSSGKIKYINDYFVKACKFKSATEAIGLSPSDLMESSTKKSLAEKVLETGEGVYNLERTLKLKAQDKPLHTVTSSVPIKDDTGAIIGNLTIITDMTEMKEKEKEVEDLLNYTNTCLKDLGEGIRRIGEGDLEAHLEKIKDDDFGKTFDEFNRLVANLKSVIEIILEDMLTTLEEARQSEEAVGQMNTGMQQISTAAEQIATGSENLSRHAGTAASDIKSSQEIFRKLSDSSTKSSSYASQAGKTSDEAQGLSNMALEEVEQLVAEISKLGDIVHSLDDAVNNIGAVTGKIKSIADQTNLLALNAAIEAARAGEYGRGFAVVADEVRKLAADSRKSTDEINEIVTNVQKETKKVTEAINTADGQAKTGSKNIKQALGKGQEIATAVATINSMLAELDRLAEEGLDRIENIEKSISETASTAEENAASSEETSAAIEEQTAAMQQVSNSVQNVSELAQKTVNTLLENFQVSGEQKNSQPSSGKPQSFDRKKNPKIY
- a CDS encoding chemotaxis protein CheW — protein: MSYHSQIVNVDNTIQVIVFSLGEERYGVEISQVKEIILPTQITRIPNVPGFVEGVLNLRGQIATIINLRKRLGKESKKNDENTRIIVVEYNNATIGMMVDSVSEVKYLSSQNIEEIPRFLALRDDSKFLKGVGKLEDGLLTLMDLKELFSEDELKEIKG
- a CDS encoding methyl-accepting chemotaxis protein — translated: MVSLDYDSNLMPQKHLTKKITEDIDSNAKELSWLIDNLPLTVFRLSSESAWTIHYINKNVEQLTGYSQTDFISQKLSWSDIILPEDRSIINTVVQKAIKNRTPYQVEYRIKKSNGNTVFVQEQAHPVKDDKGNIAYFDGVFLDLTLQVNRQEESQRAIVNSIPKPSLAYLVDSSRKIKFINDYFVEICNQKSANELIGLTPSDIVESSTLVHGTGKTKSVAETVLDTGQGVYNIDGFIKLRGADRAIYVITSATPIRDDTDSIIGSLMVMTDMTEMKDKEKEVEDLLNYTNTCLKDLGEGIRRIGEGDLEAHLEKIKDDDFGKTFDEFNRLVANLKSVIEIILEDMLTTLEEARQSEEAVGQMNTGMQQISTAAEQIATGSENLSRHAGTAASDIKSSQEIFRKLSDSSTKSSSYASQAGKTSDESQGLSNMALEEVEQLVAEISKLGDIVHSLDDAVNNIGAVTGKIKSIADQTNLLALNAAIEAARAGEYGRGFAVVADEVRKLAADSRKSTDEINEIVTNVQKETKKVTEAINTADGQAKTGSKNIKQALGKGQEIATAVATINSMLAELDRLAEEGLDRIENIEKSISETASTAEENAASSEETSAAIEEQTAAMQQVSNSVQNVSELAQKTVNTLLENFQVSGEQKNSQPSSGKPQSFDRKKNPKIY
- a CDS encoding CheF family chemotaxis protein; protein product: MTDKVHLRTPVKTYDNGGWVDVELIITDSDLVIGKKSISLKEIEDLEDIDIEGVSCIKIKKDGKFIIKLPLNLHQQVFKYIAFNLKADKFAVFFLSSATVGGVVSSGAQWEKGYFSVTDEGFWFLSAKNQKRIPIENLGSVKTDLRDVGGKQRKVLVLSHVEKSNVVTSLVLCPESTLEMLEGYLQRLFEKHKPAIKLSDNEMEILTLIYSGLDFASIENIAGMSTDELNSYYDRLVDSGLAKVVKIRKEIELTPHGVSMVDKISKR